In Mucilaginibacter auburnensis, the genomic stretch ATGAGCAAGGTGGCATTGTTGACGACTTGTTGGTTTATCGCATTGATGAGAAAACTTACATGCTGGTAGTTAACGCATCTAACATTGATAAAGACTGGGATTGGATAAGCCGCTTCAACACCGGCGGCGTAGATATGAAAAACATATCCGACCGTACCTCGCTATTGGCTGTTCAAGGTCCTAAAGCTGCCGAAGCACTACAAAGTCTGACGGATATTGACCTGGGTACAATGGAATACTACACCTTCAAAAAAGGAAAGTTTGCAGGTATAGATAATGTATTGGTATCTGCAACGGGTTACACCGGTGCCGGTGGGTTTGAATTATATTTTGATAATGACCATGCAGAGCACATCTGGAATGAAGTATTCAAAGCAGGTGAACCATTCGGTATTAAACCAATTGGTTTGGGAGCCAGAGATACCCTACGACTGGAAATGGGTTTCTGTTTATATGGTAATGATATTGATGATACCACATCACCATTAGAAGCCGGTTTAGGCTGGGTAACTAAGTTCAATAAAAAGTTCACCAACAGCGAACAACTGGAGCAACAAAAACAGGCGGGCATTACCAAAAAACTGGTTGGCTTTGAAATGCTGGAAAGAGGCATCCCAAGGCATGATTATGAGATAACAGATGCCGATGGCAACACAATAGG encodes the following:
- the gcvT gene encoding glycine cleavage system aminomethyltransferase GcvT, producing the protein MKNTALTDTHIKLGAKMVPFAGYNMPVQYNGINAEHETVRKAVGVFDVSHMGEFILKGEGSLDLIQRVSSNDAAKLYDGKVQYSCLPNEQGGIVDDLLVYRIDEKTYMLVVNASNIDKDWDWISRFNTGGVDMKNISDRTSLLAVQGPKAAEALQSLTDIDLGTMEYYTFKKGKFAGIDNVLVSATGYTGAGGFELYFDNDHAEHIWNEVFKAGEPFGIKPIGLGARDTLRLEMGFCLYGNDIDDTTSPLEAGLGWVTKFNKKFTNSEQLEQQKQAGITKKLVGFEMLERGIPRHDYEITDADGNTIG